Part of the Sulfurimonas denitrificans DSM 1251 genome is shown below.
ATTTTTGGGCGCTTTTACGAATGGATTTTTATCTCTTCGTAAAAGTGCCCTTATGTCGTTTATAAGCACTGAATAGAAGCTCTAACTTTTGAGCTAAAAATCATCTAGGGACGCCTAGATACGAAACCTTAATCTTTAATGATTAAGTCTTAATAACAACTCATCGAGGTAGCCAATGTTAAATACTTTATATTCCGGAAATCGTCTTCGTGTAGACTTCTCTAAAACCCCTCAACAAATAGAAGTACCAAATTTATTACAACTACAACAAAGCTCATATAACAAGTTTTTAATGCTTGAGGAAAAAGATAGATCACAAAGTGGTGTTGAAACAGTTTTTCAATCAGTTTTTCCAATTCATGATACTCAAAATAGATTGACTGTTGAGTATATTGATAGTGAAGTTGGAAAACCAAAATACACAGTTAGAGAGTGTATGGAGCGTGGACTCACTTATGCAGTTAGCTTAAGAATGAAAACGCGTCTTATTCTTTGGGATAGAGATGAAAATACAAAAGAGAAATTAGGTGTAAAAGATATCAAAGAGCAGAGTATATTTGTTCGTGATATTCCACTTATGACAGAGAGAACTTCATTTATTATCAATGGTGTTGAGAGAGTTGTTGTAAATCAGCTTCACCGCTCTCCAGGTGTTATCTTTAAAGAAGAGGAATCAACTACTTCAGGCAATAAACTAATATATACTGGACAGATTATTCCAGATCGTGGTTCATGGCTCTATTTTGAGTATGATCCAAAAGATATTCTTTATATGAGAATAAATAAGCGTCGTAAAGTACCAGTTACAATCATGTTCCGTGCTCTTGGGTACTCTAAACAAGATATCTTAAAACTTTTTTACCCAATTCAACATATTAACATCGTTGATAACAAATTTTTAATGTCATTTAATCCAAATGATTACTCTAGCAGATTAACTTATGACTTAGTTGACAAAAATGGAAAAATTCTTTTAGCTTCAGGAAAAAGACTCTCCGCTAAAAAAGCACAAAATTTTATTGATGAGGGTTTAAGTGAAGTTGAGTATCCATTAGAAGTTCTTTTAGATAGATACTTGGCAAAGCCAATAGTTGACCCTGAAACAGGCGAAATTCTCTTTGATGCTATGACAAGAATTGATGAAACAAAACTTAAAAAACTGAGTGAAATTGGTGTTAAAAACTTCAGTATTGCGAACGATTTGGCTGAAGGTGTGGATGGTTCAATTATAAATGCGTTTAATGCTGATGCAGATTCTCTAAAGTTACTAAAGCAGACTGAAGATATAGAAGATGAAAACCATCTCTCAGCGATTCGTATATATAAAGTAATGAGACCAGGTGAGCCAGTAACAAAAGAGGCTGCAAAAGTTTTTGTAAATCAACTTTTCTTTGATCCAGAGAGATATGATTTGACAAAAGTCGGTCGTATGAAGATGAATCATAAGTTGGGGCTAAATATTCCTGAATATATAACTGTTTTAACTCATGAAGATATTATAGAGTCTGTAAAATATGTTATCAAAGTTAAAAATGGACAAGGACATATTGATGATAGAGATCACTTAGGTAATCGTCGTATTCGTTCAATAGGTGAACTTTTAGGAAATGAGTTACATAACGGTTTGATTAAGATGCAAAAAGCGATTCGTGATAAGCTCTCTACAATGAGTGGACCTATGAATGAGCTAATGCCTCATGATTTGATAAACTCAAAAATGATTACTTCAACAATCATGGAGTTTTTCTCAGGCGGGCAGCTATCACAATTTATGGATCAAACAAATCCTCTCTCGGAAGTAACACATAAGCGTCGTTTATCAGCTCTTGGAGAGGGTGGACTTGTAAAAGAGCGTGCTGGATTTGAAGTACGTGACGTTCATCCAACTCACTATGGTAGAATTTGTCCGATTGAGACTCCAGAGGGTCAAAATATTGGTCTTATCAATACGCTTGCAACTTACTCAAAAGTTAATGAGCATGGATTTATTGAAGCTCCATATAAAGTAATGAAAGAGGGAAAAGTAACAGATGAGATTGTTTATTTAACAGCTACTCAAGAAGAGGGCAAGAAAATTGCTGCTGCTTCAAATAAGCTAGATAAAGATGGTCAATTTATAGATAAAATGGTTGTAACTAGAGTTGATGGAGAGATTCTTCACCGTCCTGTTACCGAGTGTAACTATGCTGACTTGTCATCTCACATGGTTGTCGGTGTTGCCGCTTCACTAATTCCATTCTTAGAACACGATGATGCAAACCGTGCTCTAATGGGTGCAAACATGCAACGTCAAGCCGTTCCTCTTATTAAACATGAAGCGCCTATTGTTGGAACTGGCGTTGAAAAACTTGTTGCTCGTGACTCTTGGGAATGCGTAAAGGCAAGACGTTCTGGTATTGTAGAAAAAGTAGATGGAAAACATATCTATGTTATGGGAGATGATGATGGAGAAATCTATATAGATTACTATCCATTGCAAAAAAACCTTCGTACTAACCAAAATACAGCATTTGGTCAAAAACCAATTGTAAATATTGGACAAAGAGTTGAAATTGGTCAAGTAATCGCCGATGGTCCAAATATGGATCAAGGTGAACTTGCTCTTGGTGTTAATGCAATGGTTGCGTTTATGCCTTGGAATGGATACAACTTTGAGGATGCTATTGTAATCTCTGAGAGACTTATTCGTAAAGATGCTTTTACATCTGTTCATATCTATGAAAAAGAGGTTGAAGCAAGAGAGCTAAAACATGGGGTAGAAGAGATTACTCGTGATATTCCAAATGTTAGAGATGATGAACTCTCTCACCTAGACGAGAGCGGTATTATCAAAATTGGTACGAATGTAACTGGTGGAATGATACTAGTCGGTAAAGTTTCCCCAAAAGGTGAAGTAAAACCAACTCCAGAAGAGAGACTTCTTCGTGCAATTTTTGGTGAAAAAGCGGGACATGTAATAAACAAATCTCTTTATTGTCCTCCATCTATGGAAGGTGTTGTTGTTGATGTTAAAATCTTTACAAAAAAAGGTTATGACAAAGATGCACGTACTCTTGAACTTGAAAAAGAGGAGCGTGACTATTTAGAGCGTGAGCACTATGATAGACTTCTTATGATTGATAAAGAGGAGATGTTAAGAGTTACAAAACTTCTTACAAAAGAGCCACTTATAAACGATATTAAAATTGGCAACACAAGTTATAAAGCTGGCGATATAATCAATGGCGAAGATTTAGTTGAAGTGAATCGTTTTGCAATGAATGCCATAATTAAATCATTCAGTGAAGAGATTCAATCAGAATATAATAAAACTAAAAACTATTTCCAAAAAGAGAAAAGACTCTTCCGTGATGAGCATGAAGAGAAGTTAAATATCCTAGAAAAAGATGACATTCTTCCAAATGGCGTTGTTAAACATGTAAAGATATATATTGCAACAAAGCGTCAACTAAAAGTTGGTGATAAAATGGCAGGACGTCATGGAAATAAGGGTATTGTCTCTACAATAGTACCTGAAGTTGACATGCCTTACATGGAAGATGGAAGAGGCGTTGATGTTTGTCTAAATCCTCTTGGTGTTCCATCTCGTATGAATATCGGGCAAATATTAGAGATGCACCTTGGTATGGCTGGACGTGAGTTAGGGCATCAAATAACTAAAGAGTTTGAATCAAAGCAAAAAGATTTTATTAAAAATCTTCGAGCTAAAATGATTGAAATAGCTGATGTTGCTCAGATGATGAATGCAGCTAAAACTCTTGGAGATATGAGTGATGAGTTGCTTCTGCACCATGCTCGTGACTGGTCAAGAGGTGTTAAGTTTGCATCGCCTATATTTGAGGGTGTAAATGCTGTAGAGTTTGAAAAACTTTTTGCCCTTGCAAAAATGGACACAGATGGTAAAACAGTTCTTTATAACGGTTTGACTGGTGAGAAGATTAAAGAGCGTGTAAACGTTGGTTACATGTACATCCTTAAGCTACATCACTTAGTTGATGAGAAGATTCATGCTCGTTCAACTGGACCATACTCACTTGTTACTCAACAACCAGTTGGTGGTAAAGCACTATTTGGTGGACAGAGATTTGGAGAGATGGAAGTTTGGGCACTAGAAGCTTATGGGGCTTCAGCAGTTTTAAAAGAGATGTTAACTATCAAATCAGATGATGTTGATGGTCGTGTTCGTGCATATAAAGCTATTACAAAAGGTGAATTAGTTCCAGAATCTGGGATTCCTGAGACACTATTCGTATTGACAAAAGAGTTGCAATCACTTGCTCTTGATGTAGAAATATTTGACGAGGTA
Proteins encoded:
- the rpoB gene encoding DNA-directed RNA polymerase subunit beta, yielding MLNTLYSGNRLRVDFSKTPQQIEVPNLLQLQQSSYNKFLMLEEKDRSQSGVETVFQSVFPIHDTQNRLTVEYIDSEVGKPKYTVRECMERGLTYAVSLRMKTRLILWDRDENTKEKLGVKDIKEQSIFVRDIPLMTERTSFIINGVERVVVNQLHRSPGVIFKEEESTTSGNKLIYTGQIIPDRGSWLYFEYDPKDILYMRINKRRKVPVTIMFRALGYSKQDILKLFYPIQHINIVDNKFLMSFNPNDYSSRLTYDLVDKNGKILLASGKRLSAKKAQNFIDEGLSEVEYPLEVLLDRYLAKPIVDPETGEILFDAMTRIDETKLKKLSEIGVKNFSIANDLAEGVDGSIINAFNADADSLKLLKQTEDIEDENHLSAIRIYKVMRPGEPVTKEAAKVFVNQLFFDPERYDLTKVGRMKMNHKLGLNIPEYITVLTHEDIIESVKYVIKVKNGQGHIDDRDHLGNRRIRSIGELLGNELHNGLIKMQKAIRDKLSTMSGPMNELMPHDLINSKMITSTIMEFFSGGQLSQFMDQTNPLSEVTHKRRLSALGEGGLVKERAGFEVRDVHPTHYGRICPIETPEGQNIGLINTLATYSKVNEHGFIEAPYKVMKEGKVTDEIVYLTATQEEGKKIAAASNKLDKDGQFIDKMVVTRVDGEILHRPVTECNYADLSSHMVVGVAASLIPFLEHDDANRALMGANMQRQAVPLIKHEAPIVGTGVEKLVARDSWECVKARRSGIVEKVDGKHIYVMGDDDGEIYIDYYPLQKNLRTNQNTAFGQKPIVNIGQRVEIGQVIADGPNMDQGELALGVNAMVAFMPWNGYNFEDAIVISERLIRKDAFTSVHIYEKEVEARELKHGVEEITRDIPNVRDDELSHLDESGIIKIGTNVTGGMILVGKVSPKGEVKPTPEERLLRAIFGEKAGHVINKSLYCPPSMEGVVVDVKIFTKKGYDKDARTLELEKEERDYLEREHYDRLLMIDKEEMLRVTKLLTKEPLINDIKIGNTSYKAGDIINGEDLVEVNRFAMNAIIKSFSEEIQSEYNKTKNYFQKEKRLFRDEHEEKLNILEKDDILPNGVVKHVKIYIATKRQLKVGDKMAGRHGNKGIVSTIVPEVDMPYMEDGRGVDVCLNPLGVPSRMNIGQILEMHLGMAGRELGHQITKEFESKQKDFIKNLRAKMIEIADVAQMMNAAKTLGDMSDELLLHHARDWSRGVKFASPIFEGVNAVEFEKLFALAKMDTDGKTVLYNGLTGEKIKERVNVGYMYILKLHHLVDEKIHARSTGPYSLVTQQPVGGKALFGGQRFGEMEVWALEAYGASAVLKEMLTIKSDDVDGRVRAYKAITKGELVPESGIPETLFVLTKELQSLALDVEIFDEVEDNE